DNA from Nitrospina gracilis Nb-211:
TTTCTTTCCATCCTCATCCTTGATCTGGTGACAGCCGAAGCAGGAATACTGCCGGTAGATCTGCTCGCCGAACTGCCGCTCCATCGCGTTGAAGTCGGAAAGATCGATGGCGTTTTCCTTGACGCGCGGGTCGCGGTGATGTTTTTCCATGTAATCCGCCACCGCCTCCGCCTGCTTTTTGGACAGGGTCATGTGTTTGGCCGGAGTCCGGCTCTCATCCCAGCGGTAGCCGTTGGGGTACAGGTTTTCCTCCTTACCCATCAGCCAGCCCACCAGCCAGCCGCGCTGGTACTTGACGCCGCCCCACATGAGATCGGGCGCCTGGAGATTGAATTTCGACTCCGGCTTGCCCCGGAACTTATGACAGTTGGAACACTTGTTTTCGATGAGGTCTTTGGCGAGGGACTCATCCGCCGCGCCAACCGAGGGAGTTGGCAGGAACAGCAACAGCAGAAAAGCGGAAACGACAAGACGAAAACCCGGTCGGGATACAGGCAGACCATTCATAGCACAGCTCCTTTCAAAATCCACAAACCTTCCACATTGCAGGAGCCTGAACTCCTGCAATGTGGAAGTATTCAAAGGACGGGTCGTGTGACCAGCCCGGTACGCGGTTTTGAATGGGTTTGGCCAAATGGCAAACCCGGAACTTATTTCGCCATCTGGCGAATGTAGAGGATCACCTTCCACACCTCGTTCTCATCCATGAACGGATACGGCGGCATGCCCGTGGGCGTACCGTTCTTGATGATCCAGAACATCTGGCCGTCGGTGATTTCCTGCATGGTTTCCGCGCAGGTGAAATTGCGCGGCATGGCGTTCAGTCCCTGCGCCATCATGCCCATGCCGTTGCCCGAAGGACCATGGCACACCTTGCAGGCGGTGGGTTCCGCCGTCCACTGATACAACGACTCGCCCTTCATCAGGTTTTCTTCCGTCGGCTTGAGCGGGTTTTTCAGGCTGTACACCGTTTTTGGCGCCTGGGGCGCGGTGCGGGTTTGCGGACAGATGCCCTTGCCGCCGCGACCCATACCGTGGTGCAGACCATGACGCTCGTGGTCCCCGCCGTGTGGACGGCCCTGGTGCATGGCCAGTTGCAATGTTTCGTTAACTCCGGGATCCGGAGCCTCTGCGTATGAAAACTGCGGCCAGGCCGCGAAGCTGGTAGCGAGCAGGGACAAGGTAAAAGCCCTCGCCCAGAAATTACTTTGGTTCATGGTCCCCCTTGTTCGTTGGTTGAATCCACTTTTGAAAAGTTTCTGATATATAAAATCAACTGCCAGATCTGATCCACATCCAGAGATCTAAACGCCGGCATCACCGTTCCCGGCGAGCCATTGCGGATCACCCAGAAAAGCTGTCCGTCCGGCAGGTCCTTCATGGTTTGAAAGCAGGTGAAGTTGCGCGGCTTTGGGTGCACAGCCTTGAACATGATACCCAAACCGTTCCCAGACAGCCCGTGGCATAACCGGCAGGCATGCGGCTGGGCATCGAAATGAAACAGCGTTTTGCCCGCCAGGATGTTGGCTTCCGTCGGCTCCAGCGGGTTTTCCAGGTCCAGGTATTCCTGCGGCGCCGTGGGGGTTTGCCGGGTTTGCGGGCAAATGCCCGTGTGGTCCGGCACGTCCATCAAACCCGGCGGGGCGGCAGGAACCAGCAACAAGCCCACGAGCATCAGGTCGAGTATCTGCATGGTTCCCCTTCCTCCGTCCGCACTAAAAGACGGGCAAACACGGTTAATTATCCGGCGGCAACTCCGGCACCGCCACGTTGATCGGTTCGCCTTCCAACGCCTTCATGAATTCCACAAGATCGTTCACTTCCTGCTTGCTCAAGTCCAACGGCGTGATGAAGGGACTGATGTTTTCCTTCGCGTCGCCGCCGCGGTTGTAAAACTCGATCACTTCCTTCAGCGTTTTTTCACTGCCGTCATGCATGTACGGAGCCGAGCGGCTGATGTGCCGCAGGCCCGGCGTCTTGAACGCACCCTTGTCCGAACCTTCCTTGGTGACCTGGTACCGTCCCGGATCACTGCTCTTCACGCCGATATTGTGGAACTTGCTGTCGGTGAAGGCGGGTCCGTTGTGGCAGATGGAACACTTGGCCTTGCCGAAGAACAGGTTCATGCCGTTGACGGCGGACTTGGACATCGCTTTTTTATCGCCCTTCATATATTTGTCGTACGGCGCGTTTTTGGAAACCACCGAACGCTCGAACGTGGCAATGGCTTTGACGATGTTGTCGAGGTTGATGCTGTTTTTGCCGAACACCTTGTCGAACCGTCGAACATAACCGGGAATCGCCTTGAGCTCTTTGATCAACTCATCCACGTTCTGGTTCATTTCAATGTCCGCCTGAATGGGTCCCTTGGCCTGTTCTTCCAGCGAAGGCGCACGCCCGTCCCAGAACTGCACTTCAAAATAACCGCTGTTGATCACCGTCGGCGAGTTGCGCAGCCCCTTGCGGTTGAAATCGTGGCCGATGGGCATCGACAATCCGTCGCTCCAGCCCAGACCGGGATTATGGCAGGTGGCGCAACTGATCCAGTTACTGCCAGACAGACGCGGATCGAAATACAGCATCCTGCCCAGGTCTTCCTTGTCCTTCGACCACGGGTTGTCCTTCGGGTGAGTCATTTTCGGCAGGGGTTCATAAAACGATTCTTCAGCATGTATGGCAAGCGGCGGGGCGGCCCATAAAAGAACCGTCGCCAGCAAAACAGCGGTATGAACGACTTTCATATCTCAGCTCCTGTTAAGTGAACTTCGACGCTACGCTGAGGCCGCCACCAGGTCGCGGACCACGGGGTGATCCGGCGCAAACGCGCTGAGGCCCCCCAGCAAATTGATGATACCCGCCCGTCCCGCCTTCTGCAACAGACTGCAGGCGATGGTGGACCGGTACCCCCCGGCGCAATGAACCAGGATGTCTCCATCGCGCGGCACCTCGTTCATCCGTTCCTGCAATTCGTTCAGCGGCACGTTCAGGGCGTCCCGGATATGGCCTTCGTTGTATTCCGTGGACGACCGCACATCCAGAACCCGCACCTTGCGGCCTTCGGCCTTGGCACGGTCCCAATCCTCCACGGTCCAACCGGGGGTGCCTTGCACGAGGTCCGGTCGATCGGCCAGAGCCTTCATGCCGTCTTTTAAAAATCCCGATACCTGGTCGAAGCCGATGCGTCCCAGGCGCATTTCGGATTCGTACTCGGTTCCCGGTTCGGTGATGAGCACGATGGGGATGTCCGGCTTCAGCACGATGCCCGCCCAGGTGGCGAACTTGCCGCCCAGGCCCACCTGCACGGCGCCTTTCAGATGGGCGGCGTTGAATTCCGTCTCCGGCCGCGTGTCCAGAACCTGCGCGCCTTTTTTTTGCAGAGCCAGCAGTGCATCCAGCGTCAATTCCTTCATCCCGGTTTCGAGGGAACGGTCCAGGGTGAGTCTTTCTTTGCGGTTCAGTTGCGCATCGTAAGGAAAGTATTCCGGTGCGGCGGGAAGTTTTTCCGTCATCATGCGGATGAAGGTGGGACGATCCATGGGTTGCAGAGCGTAGTTGAAGCGTTTCTGGTCGCCGATGGTGCTCACCGTTTCATCGCTCAGGTTCTTGCCGCAAAGCGACCCCGCCCCGTGCGCCGGATACACCAGCGTCTCGTCCGGCAGTTTCATGAGTTTGCCGCGCAGGGAATCGTACATCATCGACGCCAGCTCTTCGGCGGTGATGCCGATGGAGGCCATGAGGTCCGGCCGGCCGACATCGCCGATGAACAGCGTGTCTCCGGTCAGCACCATCTTCGGTTTGTCTTTATCTTCCTTGAGATCATAGACAAGGATGCAGATGCCTTCCGGCGTGTGGCCCGGCGTTTCCATGGATTCCAGCCGCACGTCTCCCAGCTCCAGCCGGGTGCCGTCCGATTCCGGCACGAACTCGTATTCCGCATCGCCCCTGGCCCCGAGATGGATCGTAGCGCCGCACCGGTCGCGCAATTCCAAGTGCCCGGCCACGAAGTCGGCGTGAAAATGCGTGAGGTACACATGGCGGAGGGTGAGATTCAGTTGGCGCGCGTCTTCGATGTACTGCTCGACGTCGCGCTGGGGATCGACCACCACGGCGGTGCGTGTGGACTCATCCGCGATGAGGTATGAGGCGTGAGCCAGACAACCGAGGTAGTATTGCTTGAAGATCATGACCGATTCCCTCCCGAACAAATCGAAGTTTCCAGACCCCCGGCGTGCTCACTTCTCCGGCTCGCGGAAGGTGCGGATGAACTGGATCACCCACCAGCCTTCATCCTTGGTGATCACCGTCCCCACACGAATCGGCATGCCGGTTCCGGGGCTTCCATTTTCCAGCACCCACATCAACTCGCCGTCGGTGCGCAGGTCCTGCCATTTGGCGTTTGTGAAATCACGCGGTTGATGGCCCGGCAGTTTGACGCCTTTGCCATTGTTGCTGTGGCAAGTGACGCACTGCCCCTTGCCGAAATAAATCTCCGCGCCCTTGTCCACATACTCCTGCCGCGAACGGAACGGGCTTTCCATTTCCTGAATGCGCTCCAGTTCCTCCTCCGGCACACGCGGCGCATAAATGCTGGGATGAAACGCCTGAGCCTCCCTCCAGGCCAACGCTGAGACGATCACGGCAACACAAGACAGAGCGCAAAGGAAGGTTGGAACTTTCATTGAGAGGCCGCTGGAAATAGTTTGATGAAAAATCCCCTCCTCATCCTTCCATCCAGAAGGAGAGGAGGGACTGCAGTCCGAAGTCCGATTCAGGCATTATTCGCCGATTTTACCATGTATGGCTTCCCAATGGCCTACCGACTGGGCGATGCTGACCGAACCATCCGGGATGGGTGCATCATGCGGCCACAAGTGAAAAATGATCCCATCCGTAGCGGCAACATAATCCACCAGATCCTTCACAGCCTGTTCTTCCACCGGATAATGCACCTGCACGCGGCCGGTTTCGATTTCCTGTTTGTGGTCATGCCAGTTTTTTTGGTGCGACCAGCCCGGAATCACCTTGCGCGCCAGTTCCTTGGAAACCATGTATTCCACTTCCGTCATACGCGCATTGGGTTCGGTGCTTTCAAACAGAATGCACTGGATGATGTCTTTGTTGATGGGCTTGCAGTAATGGTGGAAAGGGCCGATCACTTCGCCATCCATGACGTGAGGGGCGGTGACGTGGATGGTGTAACCGTCCAGCGGGCTTGCAGGCGGTTTGTTGTCGCCCGCCGTGGCGCAGGCGGCGGTGGAGATGGTGAGCACGAAAATCATTGCCAGAACTTTGATCGGTTTCATGGACTGCCTCCTATTGGGAAAGTTGGGCCCCCGACTGACAAATGGCCTGAAATGACTCAGTGTTCTTCCTAGTGTACCGAAGCGGTAAAACGGAATACAAGATGAGAAATCACCCTAAAAACAGGAAAGGGCAAGCCTTTTGGCGTCAAGCCGTTATTAAATGAGAAACCATACGGAAGGAGAAAAAAATCCAGCTCGCGGGAAGCAGGGAGCAGGGGGGGGGTGCAACGGGGTCCGGAAACGGGATCAGGGAACGGGTCCCCGCACGGGACGGAGGAAAGCGTCGGGTCCGTTGATTTTGTCCTGGTAGTCTTCACCGCCCCGGTCTTTGTAGGACACCACGATGGCCTTGCCGCCGCGTTCTTCACTGGTCCACGTGCCCCAGCCCGCGCCGTCGGGAAAAATGGGATCGATGAAAATCTTGTCGCCATCTTTATCCGTGTTGCGCTTTCTGCGGTTATACAGGGTCTTCGCTTCTTCCGGCGTGGGCATGCGCCAGTCGTCGTACCCGGCGAAATTCTTGTTGTTCATGCGCTGGACGAATTCCATGGCCGTGTACCAGTTCACCCACTCGCGCTGGGTCTGCCAGTAGTCGCGCTTCATCCACATGAGGCGGGTTTCGGTGTCGAGCACCGTGCCGTCGCCCATGTCCCAGAAGCGCTGGTCGGCGGATTTGGCGACGGGTTCGCGCTGAGGTTTGTCCGCGGCGGTCGCGCTTCCAATCAGGAACAGGCCCGCCAGCAGGGTGACGGTGAAAACAGATATCCAGTTACGGCCATGCATCGGGTTCCTCCGGATGGGCGTTGCAGGTCTCGTGGGTTCAGTCCGATTCGAAAATCGCCTAGAGTGTACAATTCCCACCACCGCAAAGTAAACGGGGAAATCGTCTTGAACCCCTTCGGGGCTTGCAGTAGAATCGTCTGCAACAACCACCCAACGGGAGGCGCGCATGACCCCGTCCACCCTCCGAAAGACGGCTTTCCGATGCCTGCTTCTCGGCATCCTGATCGGAACCTTATTCTCACTCGGGCCCGTTTGGGCTAAATCCCAGGACCAGGAACGCTGGAACAAAAAGTACGAAGTCGATGTGTTCCTGTTCGGCAAGGAGCCGGTTCCCTTTCTCAAAAACAACGCGGGCCTTCTGCCGAAGGGCAAGGCGTTGGACATCGCCATGGGCGAGGGCCGGAACGGCGTGTTCCTCGCCACCCAGGGGTTTGATGTGGAAGGCTGGGACATCTCTCCCGTCGGTTTGAAAAAAGCGCATCACCTCGCCAAAGAGCACAACGTGTCCATCCAGACGAAAGTGGTGGACCTGGAATCCGCCGAGCTTCCCAAAAACGAATACGACGTCATCCTGATGATGTACTACATGCAACGCAACCTGTTCCCGCAGATCAAGGAAGCGCTGAAGCCCGGCGGCATGGCGGTGATCGAAACCTACAACGTCGATTACCTGAAGTATCAGGACTTCCGCCCGCAGTGGGCGCTGAAAACCAACGAACTTCTGGAAGCGTTCAAGGATTTCAAAATCATCCGCTACCAGGCGTATGACGATGGCAAGGAAGCGTATTCCAGCATCATCGCTCAAAAGCCGATGGAGTGATGCGCCCGCCTCGTTCCCGCCGTGCACGGCGGTCCATTATTCCCACCCCGTTCCGATGCCCCAACCCGTGAGGCCCTCCTGAATCCAATCGCAAAAACATTCATCGCGCTGGCCAACGCCTTCCCCTTGTGGGTGGTGGCGGGGGCGGCGCTGGCATTGTGGAAACCGGAAACCGCCACCTGGTTCCAGCCGCACTGGATTCCGTTTTTTCTCGGCATCATCATGCTGAGCATGGGGCTCACACTGACCTGGCAGGACTTCCGCCGCGTGCTGGAATTTCCGCGCCCGGTGATGATGGGTGTCGGCTTGCAGTTCGGCCTCATGCCGCTTTTGGGATTTTTCATCGCCCGCGCGTTTGCCCTGCCGCTCGATTTCATGATCGGCCTCATTCTGGTCGCGTGTTCACCCGGCGGCACGGCGTCCAACGTCGTCGTGTTCATCGCTCGACTGAACGTGGCGCTGTCGGTCACGCTCACCACCTGCTCCACCCTGCTGGCTGTCATCATGACGCCCGTGCTCACCACGTGGCTGGTGGAAGCGCTGGCGCGCGACCTCACCGGCGCGGCCATCCAGGTGGACACGCTGGGGCTTTTGCTCGACACGTTCCAGGTGGTGATCCTGCCGGTGACGGCGGGCGTCCTCATCAACCATTTTTTTCACCGGCAGGTGGAGCGCATCACGCCGTACACGCCACTCCTTGCGGTGTTGTCCATCGTGTTCATTGTCGATTACATCCTCGCCGCCAAGCGCACGGAACTGCTGGAAAGCGGCGGCACGTTGCTTTCTGCGGTGGTCACCCTGCACGCGCTGGGCTTCGTGATGGGATATGTGCTGGCGAGGTGGATCGGCGGCGATGAGATCAATGCTCGCACGGTGTCGGTGGAAGTCGGCATGCAGAACTCGGGGCTGGCAACGGAGCTGGCGCGGAGCAACTTCGCCGCGTTCGGGCTGGCCACGGTGCCGGGAGCGCTGTCCGCTCTCACTCATTGCATTCTGGGCAGTCTGGCCGCCGGGTTGTCGCGACTGGTGCCGCAAGCACCTGGCGAAGAACCACAAACCAGAAAACAGAGGGCTTAATTCCATACCCTGTCTGTGGTATGATTTCGCTATCCAATCGGGTTGTTTTTCGATTCAGAAAGGAGGCATTTTGGCTACCTTTAACGTTCTTATTGTAGCGGAGTTCAATGGCATTGCCGAAGAAGCTGAGAAGGAAGTCTTCCTTCGTCTGGAAGAGGCCTGCTTCGAGCGCATCCCCACCCTGAGCCACGCCTGGGAAATCAAACTGGACGCCCCGGACGAGGCGGAAGCCAAAAACGACGCCATCGAAAAATTCGTCAATGTTTGCCGGACCAATCCCTTCGAACTGCGCATGGTGGTGCAGAGCGGAACGGGACTGGTGATCCGAAGAAAAAAACAATTCGAACCCTGAACCGATTCATTTTCCGGGAGGCTTTTTCCCTGGACCTGTTGAAATTCCCAACCCCGTGGTTGCCCGTACCGGATTTTGCCGGTGCGGTTGAACTTCCCGCTCACGGAGCCCGTTCCTTTTAAGACCGCATGCAAGCCCCCCTCCTGACTGGAGGGCGTGTCATGAACATCATCCTGAACAGTTATTGCAACCTGAAGTGCAATTACTGTTTTGCCGACGAGTACATGGAAGAAACCGTGCGCACGCCCGGCAAGTCCATGGATTTCGATTACTTCATTCACGAGGTGCTTCCGCGCATCCGCAACGCCGCGATCATCAACTTCATGGGCGGCGAACCCACCCTGCATCCACGCTTCACCGACATTTTCTCCCACACTCTGGATGCGATGCCCCGCTTCACCCATCTGGGTCTGTTCACCAACGGATTGATGCCGCAGAAAGTTCTCGAGACCCTGGAATTCGCAATCAGTGTGCATGGCAGTCTCAAACAACATATCTCGACCTTCGTCCTGCTGAACTGGCAGACGCGGGATAACATCTCCGAGGCCAATCACAAGCGTTGTGGAGAGGTGGCGCGGCGTCTTCTACGCCGTAACGGCTTCGGCGTGACCTTCAGCATCAATCTCTATTCCAAGGAACAGGATCTGGAAACACAATGCCGGGAGATCGATGCCATCTATCAGGAAGTGGGGCTGCCCCGCAATCAAAAGTACCGCATCCGCGTCAGCCCGGCGTTTCCCATCGTCGGCAGTATCGACAACACTTATCTGCCCATCCGCGACTACCCCAAAGTGGGCCGCCACATGCTGGACCTGCTCAAAAAATACCCGCAAATGTGTTTCCGGTTCGACTGTTCGTTCCCGCCCTGCTTTCTCGACGACCTGCAAGGGGATGAGGAGAACCTGGTGCAACGGTTTTATTACCACGGCTTCAAACAGGTTCCCGAACTCGAGGAATGGAGAACGCATCAGTTCTATTTCGGCTGTGCGGATGGAAGCCCGATGGACATCGATGCGAAGGGCGACTGCTTCAACTGCTTTCCCTTCCACAACCTGAAGCTGGGAAACATCGATGAGTTCAAAGAGGTCAATCCCATCGCCGAGGCGCGCATGGGATCGAAGTTCCTGGCGCACGTGTTCGAACGCACCAGCGTGAAGGAACCCTGCCGGTCCTGTCCGCATTACATGGTGCGGTGTTCCAGCGGCTGTTTCGCCTACAACTTCACATGACCGGGCCGGAGGGGGATCAGAGGGCCGAGCCGGTGAACTCCGTGGAACGCTCGGCGCCGAATTCGTTGCTGATGATGAGAAGGTGGTGACCCTGCTTGGTCTCAACCGGGCCGTACAGCTCGCCGCGGTTGATGAGCATCTTCTTCACCGCATCGCGAATGAGGTCTTCCAGCTCCCGGTTCTCGAGGACGGGATCGGGAGCTTTTTTGCGCGGGTCGTCCTCGGCCAGCACGATCCAGCCCAGGTTGCCGCCGTCTTCCTTGCTCGGGCACAGGCTGTATTTTTCCGCCAGGCGCATGAGCATCTTCACACGGCCTGTGGCGGTTTTGACTTCGTTGATGGTGGACTTCAACAACTCCGCCACTTCGGGCTTGTCCACCACAATGTGCCGAACCTGAATCTGGTGAGAAAACCCTACCATCTCAACCCCCCAAAAAACTTGATACAAAGATAAAATAACGAATCCCGCCATCGGGATTCCAGTTGATTGTCGAATTGCACCTATACTAAATTATCTGACCTGAAATTTCCAGAAGGGGAACCATGTCCACCTCCACTCCAAAACTGATCCTCGCCTCGCAGTCGCCCCGGCGCATCGATCTCCTCCACAAAATGGAGCTGAAGTTCGAGATCATCCCGGCTTCCGTGGACGAGGTGACTGACGGCGCCCAGGCGCCGGAAGAAAACGCGCTCGCTCTCGCGCACCAGAAGGCGGCCCATGTGGCGCGCAAACATCCCGGCAATTTCGTGCTGGGCGCGGACACCATCGTGGTGCTGGACAGCACCCTGCTCGGCAAACCGCAAAACGCGCAAGAAGCGGAAGCCATGTTAACCGCCCTGAGTGGACGCGCGCACCAGGTGATCACCGGCGTGGCACTGGTCGATCCCGAAGGCGTGCATTCGGGGCATGCGGAGGTCTCCACCGTGCGCATCAGGAAACTGGACAACGAGACGATCCGCCGTTACATCGAAGGCGGCGAACCCATGGACAAGGCCGGCGCGTACGCCATCCAGGGAGAAGGGGCAAAGCTGGTGGAAGCCTGGTCCGGCTCGTGGACCAACATCGTCGGCCTGCCGGTGGAAGCGGTATGCCGTCTGTTGAAAGAAGCCGGATATCCGCATTCCCCCGACACCGCAAACATTGAAATTCCGTGAAAGAACCCGCCGCCTCCTGCACACAGGCAGGCCCCGCTTTTCCGCATGGAAAGCGGCCCGCCAACCATGTCCCCGAACGGACATCAAAAAATAAAGCGCTTGACAAACACGCAAACATGTCACTCCATAAAAATGTTTTTTGTCAAAAATTCCTTGCAGAGTTTTACTTTTTGGACATATCATTTAGTCCTGATCCACAACTACGGGACACTTAGGTGAATCGGTATCCTCATGTTCACAAGCCAAGATTCGATGAAAATCCACGGGCATTGCAATCGTTGCAAGGCGCCGATCTTTCTGAACCAGTGCACGGACTGGTACGGCAACACAGTCCTTTCGCTCAACTGCTGGAACGGCCATTACAAGTGGATTGAAATCGAGGATATCGACAAGGAATTCAGGATCGAGCCGGAAAAAAACCTGGTCACCTACATCGGCTTCTTCGACGCTCCATGAACCGAACACGGTTTGCCCTTCTCCCCACTTCCCTTTTTCTGTTTCTGACCCTGTTAGCTCCCAGTGCGGGCGACGTGCGTGCCGAAACACCGCCCGAAGCGCCGGAAGGCATGGTGTACATTCCGGAAGGATACTTCCCGATGGGCATCAACTCCGGCAGCGCCTCCGAGGAAGGCCCGCAACACCACGTGTACACCTCCGCGTACTTCATCGATCGCTATGAAGTCAGCAACGCCGAATACATGAAATTCGTCGAAGACACGGGACACTCCAAACCGCTTTACTGGGAAGACGAACGCTTCAACCGCCCGAACCACCCGGTGGTCGGCGTGAGCTGGTTCGACGCCATGGCTTACGCCCGCTGGAAAGGACGCCGCCTGCCGACCGAAGCGGAATGGGAAAAGGCCGCGCGCGGCAACGACACGCGTCTCTACCCCTGGGGCGACAAGTGGGCCAAAGGATTCGTCCTGTATTTTGTCAACGTGTTCGGCGTGGAAGACAAATACCGCCACACCGCGCCGGTAAATGATTATCCCGCGGGCATCAGCCCCTTCGGTGTGTTCAACATGGCAGGCAACGTCTGGGAATGGTGCCTCGACTGGTACGAGGACGATTACTACCGTAAAAGTCCGGAGCTGAACCCGGAAGGACCGGAACCGACCAAAATGAAAGTCGTGCGCGGCGGATCGTGGATCAACACCATCGACGGCGCCCGCCTGGTGCGGCGCGGACGCAACTTCCCCGCCACGAAAAACATGATCTACGGATTCCGCACCGTCCTGCCCGTCCAGTAATCCGTAAGGGTTGCGCCGGATCCGCATGGGAACAATTCGGTTGACAATTCACCACGCCGCGCAGTAAGTTTTTTACATTCACTCAAAGGGGTTCGCACCCTATTCAATCAAGTGCATGCGGGGTTTTTTCATGATTTCAGCAAAACGGTTTCTGTTTCTCATTCCCGCCGTCGCCGCCCTGGTTTGGTTTTCCTCAGGGGCCGTGCCGGCACATTCCCATACCGGCCACGATCACGGCAGCGGTCTCAGCATCACCCTTCCCGATGTGCTGGCGCAGGTGGACGGCAGGGACATTCCCAAAAGTTCCATCATGCCCATGCTGGTCAAAAACGTGGAGCGTTATAAAGAGCGGGGCATGGCACTTTCGCCGCAACAACAGAAAGTCGCCGCCAAAAAACTGCTGGAAGAGGAAATCCACCGCAGTCTCCTCCTGGAAAAAGCGAAGGTCCTCGGCGTTTCCATCACCGACCAACAGGTCGATGAAAAGGTGAACTCCATCAAAAGCACCTTCAAGAGCGACGATTTGTTCAAGAAACAACTCAAACTCCGCAACCTGACCATGGACCAGTACCGCGCCAAACTGCGCGACGACCTGTTGATGGACGCGGTGCTGGAAAAAGAACTGAGCGGCAAGATCAACATTCCGGAAAGCGCCATTCTGGATTATTTTCAGAAAAACAAGGACAACCTGAGCAAACCGGAAAAACGCAAGGCCAGTGTCATTCTCATTAAAGTCGATCCTCAATCCGGTTCGGCGGGGGCACTGAAGGCACGCGAAAAACTGGAGGACATCCTGAGCCAGTTGAAAAGCGGAAAGGATTTCGCCACCATGGCCAAAAT
Protein-coding regions in this window:
- a CDS encoding bile acid:sodium symporter family protein, whose translation is MWVVAGAALALWKPETATWFQPHWIPFFLGIIMLSMGLTLTWQDFRRVLEFPRPVMMGVGLQFGLMPLLGFFIARAFALPLDFMIGLILVACSPGGTASNVVVFIARLNVALSVTLTTCSTLLAVIMTPVLTTWLVEALARDLTGAAIQVDTLGLLLDTFQVVILPVTAGVLINHFFHRQVERITPYTPLLAVLSIVFIVDYILAAKRTELLESGGTLLSAVVTLHALGFVMGYVLARWIGGDEINARTVSVEVGMQNSGLATELARSNFAAFGLATVPGALSALTHCILGSLAAGLSRLVPQAPGEEPQTRKQRA
- a CDS encoding radical SAM protein, encoding MNIILNSYCNLKCNYCFADEYMEETVRTPGKSMDFDYFIHEVLPRIRNAAIINFMGGEPTLHPRFTDIFSHTLDAMPRFTHLGLFTNGLMPQKVLETLEFAISVHGSLKQHISTFVLLNWQTRDNISEANHKRCGEVARRLLRRNGFGVTFSINLYSKEQDLETQCREIDAIYQEVGLPRNQKYRIRVSPAFPIVGSIDNTYLPIRDYPKVGRHMLDLLKKYPQMCFRFDCSFPPCFLDDLQGDEENLVQRFYYHGFKQVPELEEWRTHQFYFGCADGSPMDIDAKGDCFNCFPFHNLKLGNIDEFKEVNPIAEARMGSKFLAHVFERTSVKEPCRSCPHYMVRCSSGCFAYNFT
- a CDS encoding c-type cytochrome, producing MKVPTFLCALSCVAVIVSALAWREAQAFHPSIYAPRVPEEELERIQEMESPFRSRQEYVDKGAEIYFGKGQCVTCHSNNGKGVKLPGHQPRDFTNAKWQDLRTDGELMWVLENGSPGTGMPIRVGTVITKDEGWWVIQFIRTFREPEK
- a CDS encoding class I SAM-dependent methyltransferase; translated protein: MTPSTLRKTAFRCLLLGILIGTLFSLGPVWAKSQDQERWNKKYEVDVFLFGKEPVPFLKNNAGLLPKGKALDIAMGEGRNGVFLATQGFDVEGWDISPVGLKKAHHLAKEHNVSIQTKVVDLESAELPKNEYDVILMMYYMQRNLFPQIKEALKPGGMAVIETYNVDYLKYQDFRPQWALKTNELLEAFKDFKIIRYQAYDDGKEAYSSIIAQKPME
- a CDS encoding c-type cytochrome; this encodes MQILDLMLVGLLLVPAAPPGLMDVPDHTGICPQTRQTPTAPQEYLDLENPLEPTEANILAGKTLFHFDAQPHACRLCHGLSGNGLGIMFKAVHPKPRNFTCFQTMKDLPDGQLFWVIRNGSPGTVMPAFRSLDVDQIWQLILYIRNFSKVDSTNEQGGP
- a CDS encoding c-type cytochrome, with the protein product MNQSNFWARAFTLSLLATSFAAWPQFSYAEAPDPGVNETLQLAMHQGRPHGGDHERHGLHHGMGRGGKGICPQTRTAPQAPKTVYSLKNPLKPTEENLMKGESLYQWTAEPTACKVCHGPSGNGMGMMAQGLNAMPRNFTCAETMQEITDGQMFWIIKNGTPTGMPPYPFMDENEVWKVILYIRQMAK
- a CDS encoding Lcl C-terminal domain-containing protein, which translates into the protein MHGRNWISVFTVTLLAGLFLIGSATAADKPQREPVAKSADQRFWDMGDGTVLDTETRLMWMKRDYWQTQREWVNWYTAMEFVQRMNNKNFAGYDDWRMPTPEEAKTLYNRRKRNTDKDGDKIFIDPIFPDGAGWGTWTSEERGGKAIVVSYKDRGGEDYQDKINGPDAFLRPVRGPVP
- a CDS encoding DUF1264 domain-containing protein gives rise to the protein MKPIKVLAMIFVLTISTAACATAGDNKPPASPLDGYTIHVTAPHVMDGEVIGPFHHYCKPINKDIIQCILFESTEPNARMTEVEYMVSKELARKVIPGWSHQKNWHDHKQEIETGRVQVHYPVEEQAVKDLVDYVAATDGIIFHLWPHDAPIPDGSVSIAQSVGHWEAIHGKIGE
- a CDS encoding MBL fold metallo-hydrolase, whose amino-acid sequence is MIFKQYYLGCLAHASYLIADESTRTAVVVDPQRDVEQYIEDARQLNLTLRHVYLTHFHADFVAGHLELRDRCGATIHLGARGDAEYEFVPESDGTRLELGDVRLESMETPGHTPEGICILVYDLKEDKDKPKMVLTGDTLFIGDVGRPDLMASIGITAEELASMMYDSLRGKLMKLPDETLVYPAHGAGSLCGKNLSDETVSTIGDQKRFNYALQPMDRPTFIRMMTEKLPAAPEYFPYDAQLNRKERLTLDRSLETGMKELTLDALLALQKKGAQVLDTRPETEFNAAHLKGAVQVGLGGKFATWAGIVLKPDIPIVLITEPGTEYESEMRLGRIGFDQVSGFLKDGMKALADRPDLVQGTPGWTVEDWDRAKAEGRKVRVLDVRSSTEYNEGHIRDALNVPLNELQERMNEVPRDGDILVHCAGGYRSTIACSLLQKAGRAGIINLLGGLSAFAPDHPVVRDLVAASA
- a CDS encoding cytochrome-c peroxidase — translated: MKVVHTAVLLATVLLWAAPPLAIHAEESFYEPLPKMTHPKDNPWSKDKEDLGRMLYFDPRLSGSNWISCATCHNPGLGWSDGLSMPIGHDFNRKGLRNSPTVINSGYFEVQFWDGRAPSLEEQAKGPIQADIEMNQNVDELIKELKAIPGYVRRFDKVFGKNSINLDNIVKAIATFERSVVSKNAPYDKYMKGDKKAMSKSAVNGMNLFFGKAKCSICHNGPAFTDSKFHNIGVKSSDPGRYQVTKEGSDKGAFKTPGLRHISRSAPYMHDGSEKTLKEVIEFYNRGGDAKENISPFITPLDLSKQEVNDLVEFMKALEGEPINVAVPELPPDN